The DNA window TTGAGGCGTCGCTTGCCGCGCTCAGCCTTAACGATCGGCAGGAACTTCACGTCCGGACCTTCGACTGGATTCCCGACCAGGCGCTCGAAGTCGGCTGGCATCTCTTCGGCGAAGACTACCAGCGGGGCGAGTTGATGGCTTACCTCGCAAAGCAGTTGCGCGAGCATAACCTCGACGCCGGCATCGAACTTCCCGACCACTTGACCAACGTCCTGTGCCTAATGGAGGTCTGGAAATCGGAAGAAGCCGGGGAGTTTGAATCGAAGTTCCTTCTGCCGGCGCTTGACAAGTTGACCGGGGCACTGCGGAAAGCTGAATGCCCCTACGTTCGGCTACTCGACGCAATCCGCGAGACCCTGAACGAAGAACGAAGCACGAAGAACAATCAACGGGCGAACCATGACCTGGCTTGACGGCATCTTGTTCGGGGTGCTCCCCTACGTGGCGCTGATCATCTTCTTCCTGATCACGATTCACCGCTACCGGGCGCAGACCTTCACCTACTCGAGCCTCTCGTCGCAGTTGCTCGAGAATCAGCAGCACTTCTGGGCGCTGGTGCCGTTTCACTACGGCATCCTGACCGTCCTGACCGGGCACATCGTCGCCTTTCTGATACCGCGTCAGGTGCTGCTGTTCAACGCTCGCCCTCTGCGGCTCTACCTGCTTGAGATTACCGGCCTCATCTTCGGCCTCCTGACGCTGGTCGGCCTTATCGCCATCATCGTCCGGAGGGTGACAGCCATCCGCGTCAAG is part of the Calditrichota bacterium genome and encodes:
- a CDS encoding respiratory nitrate reductase subunit gamma, producing MTWLDGILFGVLPYVALIIFFLITIHRYRAQTFTYSSLSSQLLENQQHFWALVPFHYGILTVLTGHIVAFLIPRQVLLFNARPLRLYLLEITGLIFGLLTLVGLIAIIVRRVTAIRVK